The Armatimonadota bacterium nucleotide sequence TCACGGTGGAGGCAGACACCGAGGCCAGCCGCCTCCCCGCCTGGATGGTGGTGGTGAACACGGAGGGCCAGTCAGTGATGACGGCGTGGGCGGCGGACAAGTTCAACGCCGAGACCATCGCCAAGACGGTGGAGTCGTCAGGCATCGCCGAGCGGGTGAAGCACCGCCGGCTGATCATCCCCGGGGGTGTGGCCGCCATCAGCGGCAAGCTGGAGGAGCTGTGCGGCTGGCAGGTCATGGTAGGGCCGCGGGAGTCGGCGGGAATCCCGGCTTTCCTGCGGACGCATTGGAAGCAGGTGGCCACCGCGGCCTCCTAGGGAGATGAACTCGGTGGAAGCGCCACCGACCGTCACCTTCCAGCCAGACGGACGCAGCGTGACCGTGGAGGCGGGGCAGACCCTGCTGGATGCGGCCGCTGCCGCCGGCATCCCGCTGAACAGCGTCTGCGGGGGGCGGGGGATCTGCCAGCGCTGCCGCATGCACGTGCTGAGCGGGGATCTGGAGGTGGAGGCGGCGGGCCGGGTGGACGGGGCGGTCCTGGCCTGCCTCTCCCGGGTGCGCGGGGACGTGGTGGTGGAGGTGCCCTCCGCCTCGCGCATCGAGGGGGAGCAGATCCTCACCGGGGCGGAGCGGGGGATCGGGCCGTTCCTGCCCATTCCGGAGGAGCAGATGGCGCTGCCCCGCGCCGCCGGTCTTTTCGTCCCCAGCCCGCTGGCCTTTGCCCTCCCCCTGGACCTCCCCGTCCCCACGCTGCACGACAGCGTCAGCGACATGCAGCGCCTCACCCGGGAGCTGCGGCGGCAACGCAACATCCGCGAGGTGACCATCCCCCTGGAGGTGCTGCGTGCCCTGCCCCGGGTGGTGCGCCAGGGGGAGTGGACGGTCACGGCGCTCCTGGCGCGGGCTGATGGCGGCTACCAGCTGATAGACCTGCGGCCCGGGGCGGCCCCCCGCGCCTTCGGGGTGGCCGTGGACGTGGGCACCACCACCGTGGTGGTGCACCTGGTGGACCTGACCGCCGGGACGACGCTTGGGGCGGCGGCCGCTCTGAACCGCCAGATCCCCTACGGCGACGATGTCATCTCCCGGATCATCCACGCCGGGGAGCCGGCCGGCCTGGAGCGGCTGCGCACCGCCGCCCTGGAGACGATCAACCTGCTGATCGGCGGGCTGGCTAAGGTGCACCGCGTCGGACGCGAGGAGATCATCGGCGCAGTCTGCGCCGGCAACACCACCATGCTGCACCTGCTGCTGGGGCTGCCTCCCGCGGAGATCCGCCGCGAGCCTTACATCCCCGCGGCCACTGCCTCCCTGACCTATCGGGCGGGGGAAGTGGGGCTGCGCATCCACCCCCGGGCCCTGGTGGCCACCATGCCGGGAGTCTCCAGCTACGTGGGCGGGGACATCACCGCCGACGTGCTCGCCGCCGGTATGGATGGCAGCGAGGAGCTGTCCATGCTCATCGACGTGGGCACCAACGGCGAGACGGTGATCGGCAACCGGGAGTTCCTGGTCTGCTGCGCCTGCTCCGCCGGGCCCGCCTTCGAAGGTGGCGGGATTACCTGGGGGATGCGCGCGGCCCGAGGGGCCATCCAGCGGGTGGAGGTCACCCCCCAGGGGACGCTGGCCTGGACCACCATCGGGGGCGCCCGGCCCCGAGGCCTGTGTGGGTCGGGGCTGGTGGACCTGCTGGCCGAGCTGCTGCGGGCCGGCTATCTGGACCGGGGAGGGCGGCTGGTGGCGGATGC carries:
- a CDS encoding ASKHA domain-containing protein, whose protein sequence is MEAPPTVTFQPDGRSVTVEAGQTLLDAAAAAGIPLNSVCGGRGICQRCRMHVLSGDLEVEAAGRVDGAVLACLSRVRGDVVVEVPSASRIEGEQILTGAERGIGPFLPIPEEQMALPRAAGLFVPSPLAFALPLDLPVPTLHDSVSDMQRLTRELRRQRNIREVTIPLEVLRALPRVVRQGEWTVTALLARADGGYQLIDLRPGAAPRAFGVAVDVGTTTVVVHLVDLTAGTTLGAAAALNRQIPYGDDVISRIIHAGEPAGLERLRTAALETINLLIGGLAKVHRVGREEIIGAVCAGNTTMLHLLLGLPPAEIRREPYIPAATASLTYRAGEVGLRIHPRALVATMPGVSSYVGGDITADVLAAGMDGSEELSMLIDVGTNGETVIGNREFLVCCACSAGPAFEGGGITWGMRAARGAIQRVEVTPQGTLAWTTIGGARPRGLCGSGLVDLLAELLRAGYLDRGGRLVADAPPVRRGPDGLEVLVVPASQTATGADIVLTAADIENLLRAKAAVFAGAALLARRLGIAMGDIQRVYVAGGFGTYLDVRKAIRIGLLPDVPPERVVFIGNGSVAGAKMTLLSYEVWRRAVEVAQKMTYRELSTDPAFMEEYVSAMFLPHTDCARFPRACAELGMQV